The Aeromicrobium yanjiei genome includes a region encoding these proteins:
- a CDS encoding cysteine desulfurase family protein, whose protein sequence is MIYLDEAATTPVKREVLEAMWPFLGPEFGNPSSHHEVGESAARALEQARADVAQALGARSSEITFTSGGTESDNAAIKGIALAAPRGRHVVVSAVEHPAVLESAEFLGRIGYEITVLPVDGQGMVQPDTLAAALRDDTTLVSIQLANNEVGTIQQVETLSRLAAAHGVPFHTDAVQGAGWLDLDVTRLGVQALSISGHKIGAPKGIGVLYVQRRVPFEPLLHGGGQEGGRRSGTENVAAAVGMAAALRLAGGSNDEVVARRDAFIARVLAEAPGAALTGDVAHRLPGSASFVFAGTSGESILVELQARGIVCSSGSACAAGSDDPSHVLLAMGLEPEVAQTAVRFTFGRTTTSDDLDTAADELVRAVASVSGRGAPR, encoded by the coding sequence GTGATCTACCTCGACGAGGCGGCCACCACGCCGGTCAAGCGCGAGGTGCTCGAGGCGATGTGGCCCTTCCTCGGGCCCGAGTTCGGCAACCCCTCGAGCCATCACGAGGTGGGGGAGTCGGCTGCCCGGGCGCTCGAGCAGGCCCGCGCCGACGTCGCGCAGGCGCTTGGCGCGCGGTCGTCGGAGATCACGTTCACCTCCGGCGGCACCGAGTCCGACAACGCCGCGATCAAGGGCATCGCGCTGGCAGCACCCCGAGGTCGGCACGTCGTGGTGTCCGCGGTCGAGCACCCGGCGGTGCTGGAGTCGGCGGAGTTCCTGGGCCGCATCGGCTACGAGATCACGGTGCTCCCCGTCGACGGACAAGGGATGGTCCAGCCCGACACGCTCGCCGCGGCGCTGCGGGACGACACGACGCTGGTCAGCATCCAGCTGGCCAACAACGAGGTCGGGACGATCCAGCAGGTCGAGACGTTGTCGCGGCTCGCCGCGGCCCACGGCGTCCCGTTCCACACCGACGCGGTGCAGGGGGCGGGCTGGCTGGACCTCGATGTCACCCGCCTCGGCGTCCAGGCGCTGAGCATCTCGGGGCACAAGATCGGCGCGCCCAAGGGCATCGGCGTCCTGTACGTCCAGCGGCGCGTCCCGTTCGAGCCGCTGCTGCACGGCGGCGGGCAGGAGGGAGGACGACGCTCCGGCACCGAGAACGTCGCCGCGGCGGTCGGCATGGCCGCTGCTCTGCGCCTCGCGGGCGGCAGCAACGACGAGGTCGTCGCCCGACGCGATGCGTTCATCGCCCGCGTCCTCGCGGAGGCTCCAGGCGCAGCGCTCACCGGGGACGTCGCGCACCGGCTGCCCGGCAGTGCATCCTTCGTCTTCGCAGGCACGAGCGGCGAATCGATCCTGGTCGAGCTGCAGGCGCGCGGCATCGTCTGCTCCAGCGGCTCGGCGTGCGCGGCCGGCAGCGATGACCCGTCCCACGTCCTGCTCGCGATGGGCCTCGAGCCCGAGGTGGCCCAGACCGCGGTCCGGTTCACGTTCGGGCGTACGACGACGAGCGACGACCTCGACACGGCGGCGGACGAGCTCGTCCGGGCCGTAGCCAGCGTCAGCGGCCGGGGAGCACCGCGCTGA
- the nadC gene encoding carboxylating nicotinate-nucleotide diphosphorylase yields MLERRQIQRVVDLALDEDAPFGDLTSQTLVPPTAVARAELVAREPGVLAGAEVFEIAMTTLDPTVKVTLEAADGEAFGRGSVLARVEGPARSVLQAERVALNLVQRMSGIATLTRTYVEAVAGTAARVVDTRKTTPGLRALERHAVRCGGGHNHRYSLSDAVMAKDNHLAVIPDVTAALRQARIDLPHTTHIEVEVDRLEQIDAVLESGAAHTIMLDNFSLDDLRAGVAKIAGRALVEASGGVTLDTIADIARTGVDVISVGALTHSVRALDLGLDMSVS; encoded by the coding sequence ATGCTCGAACGCCGACAGATCCAGCGGGTCGTGGACCTGGCCCTGGACGAGGACGCCCCCTTCGGTGACCTCACCTCGCAGACGTTGGTGCCGCCGACCGCAGTCGCCCGGGCCGAGCTGGTCGCCCGCGAGCCCGGCGTCCTGGCGGGCGCGGAGGTCTTCGAGATCGCGATGACGACCCTGGACCCCACCGTCAAGGTGACCCTCGAGGCCGCCGACGGCGAGGCGTTCGGCCGGGGCTCGGTGCTGGCCCGGGTCGAGGGCCCGGCGCGATCGGTCCTGCAGGCCGAGCGGGTCGCACTCAACCTGGTGCAACGCATGAGCGGCATCGCGACCCTCACCCGGACGTATGTCGAGGCGGTCGCCGGCACCGCCGCCCGCGTCGTCGACACGCGCAAGACCACCCCGGGACTGCGGGCGCTCGAGCGGCACGCGGTGCGCTGCGGCGGGGGCCACAACCACCGCTACTCGCTGTCGGACGCCGTGATGGCCAAGGACAACCACCTCGCGGTCATCCCCGACGTGACGGCGGCACTGCGGCAGGCGCGGATCGACCTGCCCCACACGACCCACATCGAGGTCGAGGTCGACCGGCTCGAGCAGATCGACGCGGTGCTGGAGTCCGGCGCCGCGCACACGATCATGCTCGACAACTTCAGCCTGGACGACCTGCGTGCGGGCGTCGCGAAGATCGCCGGGCGCGCGCTGGTCGAGGCCAGCGGCGGAGTCACGCTCGACACGATCGCCGACATCGCCCGCACCGGCGTCGACGTCATCTCGGTCGGTGCCCTCACCCACAGCGTGCGGGCGCTCGACCTCGGCCTCGACATGTCGGTGTCCTGA